A window of Deinococcus malanensis genomic DNA:
GTTTGAACTCGGCTGAATACGTCTTTCGTTGTCCCATGTCGCACCTCGTTGTCGTTATTCTCGGAGTTCTTAACTCCGTCTACGCACAACTGGTGCAACCCCACACATTCCGTCGATGGCCCCGCCCCCGGCGGGATTTTGTGTGCAGGCTTTTTACGCCTCAGATACTGTTGCGCCTGACCGAAGGAGCCTCGAGCCGGCCAGAATTTGCGATCCGACCTTGACGGGTCAAAAGTGTCAACAGGCTTGGTGGCTCGAGGGGGAGTGACAAGCAAAGCTTCCCACGGCTCTGCTCAACACACAAAAGTGTCAGGTGCTGAGGGGCCAAACAACTTGGGCGCAATAAGGTGGTCTGTTGAGTGCGGCATAGGTCCGTATGCACGACCAGCGCGTAACGCCCTCCGTCGTTGTCGTGTCGCTGCTGGCGTGGCCGTTGGTGCACGAGTGTCAATCCTCTGCAACGCCTTCCATCTGCTGTGATGCACGCAGTTGTTCACGACGGCGCTCGTCGGCTAGGGCGTGAATTTCAGCGATCACGTCGTTCTGCAAGGCCATGGAAACGCGCGTGTTGATCGCCCGGACGCGGTTGGTGTCGAGTTTTGGTGTCCTGTCCTCCCGCAGGAGACCATTCGTTTCCTGTTCGGTGTCGGTCAGCTGAGTGTAGCAGAAGCCCGAAATGACGGGACTGTCGAGTACGGCTGTGACGATCTCTTCATAGCGGTTGAGCAGCGCGTCCGTGTCTGGCACGGTCCCATATCCCCACCAGCGGTCTTTCTGCGTAGGTGCGTGACTCAGGCCTCCGAATTCGGTGAGCATGACAGGTTCCCCTTTTCGGTGGTGTCCGGCGAGGTAGAAGTTACGCCGGGACGGCTGCACCGCTTTGAGGGTATGCTCGAGCGCTTCTGCCGAGCCGTAGCGCTCGCGGAGGGTGTTACCGTCGAGTGCATAGTCGTGTACGCCGAAGATGTCGCCCTCGACGACTTCCCATCCGTCGTTCCCGATGACGGGTCGTGTCGAGTCCAGAGATACCGTGAGGTGATACAGGCTTCGCACGAAGGCCCGCTGTGCGGCGTCGCCTTCAAGGTTTGGAACGCCCCAGCTTTCATTGATGGGCACCCACGTGACGATGCACGGGTGGTTGTAATCTCGTTCGAGGACTTCGAGCCATTCGCGGGTGAGGCCGCGTTGCGCCTCGGGCGTGAAGACGTAGGCGTTGGCCATTTCACCCCAGACGAGCAGGCCCAGCCGGTCGCACCAGTAGAGGAAGCGTGGATCTTCGACTTTCTGGTGAATTCGCACTCCGTTGAAGCCGAGCTCTTTGACGAGTTCGACCTCACGGCGCAGTGCTTCCTCGCTAGGAGCGGCCAGGTGAGAGTCCGGCCAGTAGTTTTGCGCAAGCACCAGGCGCAGGTAGTATGCACTGCCGTTGAGCAGGAAGCGTCCGTCACGCACGCCAGCGCTGCGCAGGCCGGCGTAGCTGCCCACGTCGTCCACGACGTTGTCGTCGTCGTCGAGGAGCGTGATTCTCGCGTCGATGAGGTTGGGTCTTCGTGGGGTCCACAGGAGTTCCTTGCGGTCAGCCTTGAAGCGCACAGGGTCGATTTCAATGTCCCGACGTACTTCCCGGCCTTCGAGAAGGTAGGTGTCGTCGGCGAGGCGTTCGCCGCGAATGCTGAGTCGAACACGGACCCGTAGGGGCTCGGCTGGCGTTTGGTTCAGGCGAACGTGCAGGCCGAGCCGTCCGCGTTCGGAATCCGGCGTCCAGCGGAGTGTTGTGATGAAGGTGCGCGGTACGAATTCAAGCCAGACGGGCTGCCAGATGCCGGTGGTGCGGTGGTACCAGATGCCGTGGGGTTCGAGCTCCCAGTCCTGTTTCCCGCGTGCCTGCGCGAGATCTTTTGGATCGTCCTCGGCGCGCACGACAATGTCTTGCGTGTCCTGAGCTGTCAGGACGGATGTGATGTCGGCCGTGAACGGTGTGTGGCCGCCTTCGTGTTGGGCGACAAGGCGCCCGTTGACCCAGACTTGAGCGCGGTAGTCGACCGCACCGAAGTGCAGGAGGGCCCGGCCGGCCCGGTCCTGCGGCGCGATGGAAATCGCGCGGCGGTACCACACGACCGGGTGGTATCCCGTTGCGTGGACGCCGCTCGCTCGACTTTCGGGCGGGTAGGGCACGACGATATGTTGATCGAAGGCGTCGGCATGTTCGTACCAGCGCGCGTCGAGGCCACGGTTGTCGTCGTCATGCGCGAATTGCCAGACTCCGCTGAGGTTTTCCCAGCGTTCGCGGGTGAGTTGAGGCCGGGGGTGCACCTGTGGACTGCTGGGGCCTGTGGGTTCGACATGGCTCGGTTCGTGCATGTGGTACCTCAGTGTTGAGTCGGGATCGTCGAACGCTTCCGCTCGCTTGTGGCGGTCGGTGCTGTTGAATGGTCGGAACTCGGTCGCTCGAGGGCTGGGAAGTGCCGAACATGCTGGCGTTGCTGCGTACCAGCCGGCGTGTGTGCCGTGGCTGACCGGTGCGGGTGACCCGCGCGTCGAGGGGTGATGTTGCGTGGCTAAGGTCAGCCTTTGATTCCAGTGACGGACAGGAAGCCTTCGGTCACGCGGCGCTGGAAGATCAGGTAGGCGATCACCACCGGCAGGGCCGCGAGCACGGCGACGGCCATCGTGCGTGCGAAACGCAGGCCGTAGGCGTCCTGAACTTGCGTGAGGCCCAGCGGAAGGGTCATCATGTCACTTGACGTTGTGATGATGAACGGCCACAGGAAATTGTTCCAGGCGGCGATGAACGTCACGATCGCGATGCCCCACAAGACGCTCGCGCTGAGTGG
This region includes:
- a CDS encoding glycoside hydrolase family 2 protein: MHEPSHVEPTGPSSPQVHPRPQLTRERWENLSGVWQFAHDDDNRGLDARWYEHADAFDQHIVVPYPPESRASGVHATGYHPVVWYRRAISIAPQDRAGRALLHFGAVDYRAQVWVNGRLVAQHEGGHTPFTADITSVLTAQDTQDIVVRAEDDPKDLAQARGKQDWELEPHGIWYHRTTGIWQPVWLEFVPRTFITTLRWTPDSERGRLGLHVRLNQTPAEPLRVRVRLSIRGERLADDTYLLEGREVRRDIEIDPVRFKADRKELLWTPRRPNLIDARITLLDDDDNVVDDVGSYAGLRSAGVRDGRFLLNGSAYYLRLVLAQNYWPDSHLAAPSEEALRREVELVKELGFNGVRIHQKVEDPRFLYWCDRLGLLVWGEMANAYVFTPEAQRGLTREWLEVLERDYNHPCIVTWVPINESWGVPNLEGDAAQRAFVRSLYHLTVSLDSTRPVIGNDGWEVVEGDIFGVHDYALDGNTLRERYGSAEALEHTLKAVQPSRRNFYLAGHHRKGEPVMLTEFGGLSHAPTQKDRWWGYGTVPDTDALLNRYEEIVTAVLDSPVISGFCYTQLTDTEQETNGLLREDRTPKLDTNRVRAINTRVSMALQNDVIAEIHALADERRREQLRASQQMEGVAED